CTAAAGCCCTTGTATCAACGTCAGATATACAAATAAGGTTTTGCTTAGTAAAATAACTCTCTAAACTCTCAGAAGCATCTTCACGAGAATAATTAAAACTAAAGTTTTTACAAACTAATCCTGCAATTTTAATTCCTTCTGATTCAACTTCTTTATCATTTACGCCATAATTACCAATATGTGCGTTAGTGGCTACCATTATCTGTCCAAAATAAGATGGATCAGTAAAAATTTCTTGGTATCCTGTCATTCCTGTATTAAAGCAAACCTCTCCGAAAGTTGTTCCACTAATTCCAATTGATTTACCATGAAAAATAGTTCCGTCGCTTAATAGTAGAATTGCTTTTTGTCGTGTTGTGTATTTCATTTTATTTTAACTATAAGGTATCGTAGTATTGAAATATCTTTAACAAATCAGTTTCAGATTTAAAACTCAACTTAAAATCTGAAGCATACTTTTCAACAGAAGATGCTTTATCACCCATAAGTTGCAAAAAAGATTTTTTATTTAAGTCTATTTCAATAAAATTTGTATTGTTTAATTTTAAATAATAATTTTCATCTATCGAATATTTGTCTTTATGAATGTATTCGAGTGTCAGCGGATTTATGCTGCCTTTTTTTAAAACAGCATCAAAACCTTTAAGTAAAGTAACTTTATTAGAAAAATAAATTTCTTGAAAAAGTTCGTTCTCAGTATGGATTTTATATAATTTATATTTTTTTGAACCTTGTCTTATAAATTTAACTTTATTAATATCAAATTGAAAAACAGAGTCTTTAGAAATTTTTGATTCAAGAGTATTTGTTTTAAGGTTATAATTCAGATTCGAAATTGAATATCCTTTTTTATCAGAAATATAAATCTCAAACTTACCTTCCCAGTTAGAAAACAAATACACTGAAGTACCTCCATTTAATTCATCTAATTGTCCAGGTGTCAAATACAAACCCTCATATTGCATTGCATTAGTAAAACCTGACCTTTGTGAATCATGCATACCTTGTGCAAAGATAATTGAAGAAGTAATAAGGAAACAAACTAATATACAATTTTTCATATCGATCTAATTAAGATTACTTGGTAAAAATATGCAAAAAAGGACAAATTTTTTAAGTTATTTTTTAAGACAAAAAAACAACTATAAAAGTATACTAGAATGGATTTAATAATCAATCTTTTCTATCAATCTAAAGAATCAAAATATTTCAAAATTTTGCTAACATCATCATCTAAATCATACTTCAGTTTATTTTTTAAAACAAATTCTTTAACCAATACACTTTTATCTTTTGTGTACTTTACTATTGAATTTTTATTGAGTTTAGCTTTTTCATATTTTCCATTGAAAAAAAAATAATAGGAATACATTTTAACATATTTATCTTCCTGCATTTTAGTTTGCGTAAGTGGATTTAAAACTCCGTATTCAACAATAAGTGTAGCCTCTTTAAACAATTTTATTCTATTCCCATTAAAAACTTCGTAGAAAAGACCATCTAATAAATCCTCATTTAAAACTTTAAACTTTTTATCCTGAAGTATTACATAATCAAATTGACTAAGATCGTATTGAAAAACAGAATCTTTAGAAACAAAGGCTTCCAGTTTTTTAGAATTTAAATTATAATTTAAATTAAATAATGAAGCAGTTATTCCCTTTTTAGAAATTACTTTATAAGAACCGACCCAATTAGAAAATAAATAAGTTGAGCCTTCGATATGAGAACTAATTGATTTTCCTGGTAACCAGATACCATTATTACTCATGTCCCCATCATTAATAGCTGTCCTGTAAGTATCACTAACCGATTGTGACGAAACAGTAAATATTACAAAAAGATAAAAAACAAAAAAAAGATTATATTTCATAAAATATTATGTGTGCTTTTAATTAATCACAAAAAAAAGGATAAACTAACACTAGTCTATCCTTGATTTTTATTAAATGGTTATTTTCATAACTATTCAGCAGCGTCAGTAGTTGTTTCAGTTTCAGCAACTGGAGCTTCAGAAGCTTCATCAGCTTTCTTAGCTTTACCACCACGACGGCTTTTTGCTTTTTTAACTTCTTTTTTACCACCATTGTAAAGTTCATTGAAATCAACCAATTCGATCATTGCCATATCAGCATTATCTCCTAAACGATTTCCAACTTTAATGATACGAGTGTATCCACCTGGACGGTCTCCTACTTTAGCAGCTACGTCTCTGAACAAGTCAGTTACAGCATATTTACTACGTAAGTAAGCAAAAACGATACGACGATTGTGAGTAGTATCCGCTTTAGATTTTGTTATTAAAGGCTCAACAAATTGTTTAAGCGCTTTTGCTTTAGCAACAGTAGTGTTAATACGTTTGTGCTCGATAAGAGAACAAGCCATATTAGCCAACATAGATTTTCTATGTGCAGTCTGTCTGCTTAAGTGATTGA
This region of Flavobacterium lacustre genomic DNA includes:
- the rplQ gene encoding 50S ribosomal protein L17, whose protein sequence is MRHGKKFNHLSRQTAHRKSMLANMACSLIEHKRINTTVAKAKALKQFVEPLITKSKADTTHNRRIVFAYLRSKYAVTDLFRDVAAKVGDRPGGYTRIIKVGNRLGDNADMAMIELVDFNELYNGGKKEVKKAKSRRGGKAKKADEASEAPVAETETTTDAAE